Proteins encoded within one genomic window of Microbacterium sp. zg-B185:
- a CDS encoding alpha/beta hydrolase, giving the protein MSEPIDEFSFLPEQAADAGIAAQIPPAERLELALADGRTLSAVRYGQAPPVLTFLHGAGLNAHTWDTTILALGMPALAIDLPGHGDSSWRADFAYTGRVLAPDVVAALEAWTDAPQILVGHSLGGLTAAAVAASRPDLVRQLVILDITPGVNPNAGPAQIRDFFAGPVDWSSRDELVDRAMAFGLGGTRRAAERGVYFNSRVRADGRVEWKHHFAHLAAAPADRPASPDAASGAAASAQPATSDAVSAVLSATGWDDLAEVRAPIALLRGDHGYVTDQDAAEFAERVPAASLTVLPSGHNLQEEVPVGLAEHLRTIAGKG; this is encoded by the coding sequence GTGAGCGAACCCATCGACGAGTTCTCCTTCCTGCCCGAGCAGGCCGCCGACGCCGGGATCGCGGCGCAGATCCCCCCCGCCGAGCGGCTGGAGCTGGCCCTCGCAGACGGCCGCACGCTGAGCGCGGTGCGCTACGGCCAGGCGCCTCCGGTCCTGACCTTCCTGCACGGCGCCGGTCTGAACGCGCACACCTGGGACACGACGATCCTCGCGCTCGGCATGCCCGCTCTCGCGATCGACCTGCCCGGCCACGGCGACTCCTCATGGCGCGCCGACTTCGCCTACACGGGTCGCGTCCTGGCCCCCGATGTCGTCGCCGCCCTCGAGGCGTGGACCGATGCCCCGCAGATCCTGGTCGGCCACTCGCTCGGCGGGCTCACCGCAGCGGCCGTCGCGGCATCCCGCCCCGATCTGGTCAGACAGCTGGTGATCCTCGACATCACCCCGGGCGTGAACCCGAACGCCGGGCCCGCCCAGATCCGGGACTTCTTCGCCGGACCCGTCGACTGGTCATCGCGCGATGAGCTCGTGGACCGCGCGATGGCGTTCGGCCTCGGCGGCACCCGCCGCGCGGCCGAGCGCGGGGTCTACTTCAATTCGCGCGTCCGGGCGGACGGACGGGTGGAATGGAAGCACCATTTCGCCCACCTCGCAGCGGCGCCGGCGGACCGGCCGGCATCCCCGGATGCCGCATCCGGCGCGGCCGCGTCTGCTCAGCCGGCCACGTCGGATGCCGTCTCGGCGGTGCTGTCCGCGACCGGCTGGGACGACCTGGCCGAGGTTCGCGCGCCGATCGCCCTGCTGCGCGGCGACCACGGCTACGTCACCGACCAGGACGCCGCGGAATTCGCGGAGCGCGTTCCCGCGGCATCCCTGACTGTCCTGCCTTCGGGCCACAATCTGCAGGAAGAGGTCCCGGTTGGGCTGGCCGAGCACCTGCGGACCATCGCGGGGAAGGGTTAA
- a CDS encoding carboxymuconolactone decarboxylase family protein, whose product MSELARVHLSKSAPEAYKTLSAFSKTVGGIADDAGIDARLRELVQIHVSQLNGCAYCVRVHLERAEKAGVTADTIAQLPVWRESGVFTERERAGLELAESFTFVSDEGIPDEVYNRVGGILTESEYVALSWILVAINAFNRVAIAGRYSVPSREDMAGEDRDAASGAVW is encoded by the coding sequence ATGAGCGAACTGGCGCGGGTACACCTCTCCAAGTCGGCACCGGAGGCGTACAAGACCCTGTCCGCGTTCTCCAAGACCGTCGGCGGGATCGCCGATGATGCGGGGATCGATGCGCGCCTCCGGGAGCTCGTGCAGATCCACGTGTCGCAGCTGAACGGTTGCGCGTACTGCGTCCGGGTGCATCTGGAACGGGCCGAGAAGGCCGGGGTCACCGCCGACACCATCGCGCAGCTGCCGGTGTGGCGTGAGTCCGGCGTGTTCACCGAACGCGAGCGGGCCGGACTCGAGCTGGCGGAGTCGTTCACGTTCGTTTCGGACGAGGGCATCCCGGACGAGGTCTACAACCGCGTCGGTGGCATCCTCACCGAGAGCGAGTACGTCGCCTTGAGCTGGATCCTGGTCGCGATCAACGCCTTCAACCGCGTCGCCATCGCCGGCCGGTACAGTGTTCCGTCCCGCGAGGACATGGCGGGGGAGGACCGCGACGCCGCGTCCGGCGCGGTGTGGTGA
- a CDS encoding tyrosine-protein phosphatase — MSAPADPVVRGAVNFRDVGGLPAGAARTRSGVLYRSGNLAGLEDDGVIALGGLGIRRIIDLRADDEVVHAPSRLGGLTLRTQRVPLFLGSVASMFEEDISLDEMYRRLVEDSSTRVVDVVRGIVADQPVLVHCTVGKDRTGVTVALALAAAGVDEDAIVADYARTEALLPQWRNRHVVQLLRRLHPEAIHLEDLATRSPAPVMRTLLSRVMAGYGSAADYLLAHGLSEGELTELRRVLLRAD, encoded by the coding sequence GTGAGCGCACCCGCCGATCCGGTCGTCCGTGGCGCCGTCAACTTCCGCGACGTCGGAGGTCTTCCGGCGGGCGCTGCGCGCACCCGCTCCGGAGTCCTCTACCGCTCGGGGAACCTGGCCGGTCTCGAGGACGACGGCGTGATCGCGCTGGGCGGACTCGGCATACGTCGCATCATCGACCTGCGTGCGGATGACGAGGTCGTGCACGCGCCCAGCCGGCTCGGGGGCCTGACTCTGCGCACCCAGCGGGTGCCGCTGTTCCTCGGCTCGGTGGCATCGATGTTCGAGGAGGACATCTCGCTGGATGAGATGTACCGGCGACTGGTCGAGGACTCCTCGACCCGTGTGGTCGATGTGGTGCGCGGCATCGTCGCCGATCAGCCGGTGCTGGTGCACTGCACCGTCGGGAAGGACCGCACCGGCGTCACGGTGGCGCTCGCCCTGGCCGCGGCCGGCGTGGATGAGGACGCGATCGTCGCGGACTACGCCCGCACCGAGGCTCTTCTGCCGCAATGGCGCAACCGGCACGTCGTCCAGCTCCTGCGGCGCCTGCACCCCGAGGCGATCCACCTCGAAGATCTCGCGACGCGGTCACCGGCGCCGGTCATGCGGACGCTGCTGTCCCGCGTCATGGCCGGGTACGGGTCGGCAGCCGACTACCTCTTGGCGCACGGGCTGAGCGAAGGGGAGCTGACCGAGCTGCGCCGGGTGCTCCTGCGCGCGGACTGA
- a CDS encoding siderophore-interacting protein: MITSTEHNAAACRASRHTRVQHLITADESSLAELEALLATLPICSTGRVFIEVPDASWFGGDGQDDLHVPSRMVVTWLDRAARTGSPGSGRACTPGQALARAVTAWADEMLCTDDDHTRIFLLGGYLGTADIVDHLTDRNGVAADSIHTPERFGLATAR; the protein is encoded by the coding sequence ATGATCACCAGCACCGAGCACAACGCCGCCGCCTGCCGCGCCTCGCGGCACACGCGCGTCCAGCATTTGATCACGGCGGACGAGTCCTCGCTCGCCGAGCTGGAGGCTCTGCTTGCCACGCTGCCGATCTGCTCGACCGGCCGCGTGTTCATCGAGGTTCCGGACGCGTCCTGGTTCGGTGGCGACGGACAGGACGACCTGCACGTGCCCAGCCGAATGGTGGTGACCTGGCTCGATCGCGCCGCGCGCACCGGGTCGCCGGGGTCGGGTCGGGCCTGCACGCCGGGACAGGCGCTGGCGCGTGCGGTGACGGCATGGGCCGACGAGATGCTCTGCACGGACGATGACCACACGCGGATCTTCCTGCTGGGCGGCTACCTCGGAACGGCCGACATCGTGGACCACCTGACCGACCGCAACGGCGTCGCAGCGGACAGCATCCACACGCCGGAGCGCTTCGGGCTGGCCACCGCGCGCTGA
- a CDS encoding Fe-S oxidoreductase: protein MSPIPSPPAGWRAEADRAVARGRRLDRFLPFLDSPVSHAGYLYGTVVGWIWGAMWSTGRIERRAGLWVFRGLPRWAYRRGGVCVGGCYLTGDAPVTERVLAHEAVHARQWRTYGFLMPLLYLLAGRDPLRNRFEIEAGLEDGNYVPRSRPGRSSPA, encoded by the coding sequence GTGAGCCCGATCCCGAGCCCTCCGGCCGGATGGCGCGCGGAGGCCGATCGCGCCGTCGCGCGAGGCAGGCGCCTGGATCGGTTCCTGCCGTTCCTCGACTCGCCCGTCAGCCACGCCGGCTACCTCTACGGCACTGTGGTGGGCTGGATCTGGGGGGCGATGTGGAGCACCGGGCGCATCGAACGACGCGCAGGACTGTGGGTGTTCCGCGGGCTGCCGCGCTGGGCCTACCGCCGAGGCGGGGTGTGCGTGGGCGGGTGCTACCTGACCGGGGATGCGCCGGTCACCGAGCGGGTGCTCGCCCACGAGGCGGTCCACGCGCGCCAGTGGCGCACCTACGGGTTCCTGATGCCCCTGCTGTACCTGCTGGCCGGGCGCGACCCGCTGCGCAACCGGTTCGAGATCGAAGCAGGGCTGGAGGACGGCAACTACGTGCCCCGTTCCCGGCCCGGCCGGTCATCCCCCGCCTGA
- a CDS encoding arginase family protein — protein sequence MARFVIVPQWQGSPSSRAMQLIDGAQAIAGDLPRASSTTIEVPLEAGETIGTGVQRYSTLRRTRDQVDLELAPHSEPVMLIGGDCGIAVGGVGHAVRRHPELAVVWLDAHPDLHAPDSSPSGAFSGMTLRAILGEGADGLGLASGDVPAARVVIAGARQYEPAEEVAVADLGLRTLDAATLSRHGALAEAVTATGATAVYIHVDLDVLDPAAMAGVTASVPFGVPLADLLGSIAEVRAALPLAGSSITGFAPPSPTAAVEDLGTILRIVGALA from the coding sequence ATGGCCCGATTCGTGATCGTCCCGCAGTGGCAGGGATCGCCTTCTTCCCGCGCGATGCAGCTCATCGACGGCGCGCAGGCGATCGCCGGGGATCTGCCCCGCGCCTCCTCCACCACCATCGAGGTGCCACTCGAGGCGGGCGAGACCATCGGAACCGGGGTGCAGCGCTACAGCACGCTGCGCCGCACCCGGGATCAGGTCGACCTCGAACTCGCGCCCCATTCCGAGCCGGTCATGCTCATCGGCGGCGACTGCGGGATCGCGGTCGGCGGTGTCGGGCACGCCGTGCGGCGGCATCCCGAGCTGGCCGTGGTGTGGCTGGACGCGCACCCGGATCTGCATGCTCCGGACTCCTCACCGTCCGGGGCGTTCAGCGGCATGACCTTGCGCGCGATCTTGGGCGAGGGCGCGGACGGCCTCGGCCTGGCATCCGGTGACGTACCGGCCGCTCGCGTCGTGATCGCGGGCGCGCGGCAGTACGAGCCCGCCGAGGAGGTCGCCGTCGCGGATCTCGGACTGCGCACGCTGGATGCTGCGACCCTCAGCCGGCACGGTGCCCTCGCGGAGGCGGTCACGGCGACCGGAGCGACGGCCGTCTACATCCACGTCGACCTGGACGTCCTGGACCCGGCGGCGATGGCCGGCGTGACGGCGTCGGTACCGTTCGGCGTCCCGCTCGCGGACCTGCTCGGGTCGATCGCGGAGGTGCGCGCCGCACTGCCGCTCGCCGGATCGAGCATCACCGGCTTCGCCCCGCCCTCGCCGACGGCGGCGGTCGAGGACCTCGGCACGATCCTGAGAATCGTCGGGGCCCTGGCGTGA
- a CDS encoding PspA/IM30 family protein, with protein MAKQSIFGRISTLLRANINSMLDSAEDPQKMLDQLVRDYSNSIADAEAAIAETIGNLRLLERDHEEDIQEATEWGNKALAASRKADQLRAAGSTADADKFDNLAKIALQRQIGSEREARAVEPTIASQSEVVAKLKDGLNGMKQKLEQLRSKRSELLARAKTAEAQNKVHDAVKSIDVLDPTSELGRFEDKIRRQEALAQGKEELAASSLDAQFNSLEDLGELSEVETRLAELKSGAPGQQAIDAPTAP; from the coding sequence ATGGCAAAGCAGTCCATCTTCGGTCGCATCTCGACCCTCCTGAGGGCGAACATCAACTCGATGCTCGACTCCGCCGAGGACCCTCAGAAGATGCTCGACCAGCTCGTCCGCGACTACTCGAACAGCATCGCCGATGCCGAGGCGGCGATCGCAGAGACGATCGGCAACCTCCGTCTTCTCGAGCGCGACCACGAGGAAGACATCCAGGAAGCCACCGAGTGGGGCAACAAGGCACTCGCTGCCAGCCGGAAGGCCGATCAGCTGCGCGCCGCGGGTTCCACGGCCGACGCGGACAAGTTCGACAACCTGGCCAAGATCGCCCTCCAGCGCCAGATCGGCTCGGAGCGCGAGGCGCGGGCGGTCGAGCCGACGATCGCGTCGCAGAGCGAGGTGGTCGCCAAGCTCAAGGACGGCCTCAACGGCATGAAGCAGAAGCTCGAGCAGCTGCGCAGCAAGCGGAGCGAGCTGCTCGCGCGTGCGAAGACCGCCGAGGCGCAGAACAAGGTCCACGACGCCGTCAAATCCATCGACGTGCTCGATCCGACCAGCGAGCTGGGCCGGTTCGAGGACAAGATCCGTCGGCAGGAGGCACTCGCTCAGGGCAAGGAGGAGCTGGCTGCTTCCAGTCTGGATGCGCAGTTCAACAGCCTCGAGGACCTGGGCGAGCTCAGCGAGGTGGAAACGCGTCTGGCCGAGTTGAAGTCCGGTGCTCCCGGACAGCAGGCGATCGACGCGCCGACGGCGCCGTAG
- a CDS encoding TPM domain-containing protein, with translation MRARWAVALTTALTLLFAGASGTASATDPVTLGAGYVLDDVGALSSAQANQAQTRLEQLKADTGVDLWVVFVDEFTDPTSSEDWANTTAEINGLGPTQYLLAVATETRQFYISGDSEGPVTFEQLGTIEQAVQPRLADEDWVGAVDTAAAGFSDAADGGSGSGAVGGGFPTGLIIFLVIAAIAVVAIVLVLRNRRRRGQVAGGAEPAIERIDVKELARRASSALVHTDDAVKTSEQELGFARAQFGDAATVEFQQALQKAHENLNTAFTLKQQLDDTTEDTDEQTRAWNTEIIRLCEEANAGLDDKAAAFDELRRLEQNAPEALARVKTQRDRAAASIEEAAAHLRTLSAAYAPEALATVADNAQQASQRIVFADEQLAAADAAIGAGRSGEAAVSIRAAEESVGQAVLLEEAIDKLGRDLAEGDRSAAELIIELEGDIATASALPDTDGRVAAAIAATRQQVDAAKANLASSARRPLQTLQSLEAANAQIDGVVAGVRDAAAKAQRARQMVGQQIMQAQAQVSAAEDYITARRGAIGAAARTRLAEAGAALAQAQQLQAADPEQALQYAQRANQLAGQAIQHAQTDVGAFQGGGMGGMLGGLGGGSRGGDSGGMLGAILGGIVINSMLGGGSGRGSSGGMGGMRGGGGRSRISPGSFGGGGTRGRRGGGRF, from the coding sequence ATGCGTGCGCGATGGGCAGTGGCGCTCACGACGGCTCTCACCCTGCTGTTCGCGGGCGCGTCCGGCACCGCGTCGGCGACGGACCCGGTCACACTCGGCGCGGGGTACGTGCTCGATGACGTCGGCGCACTCTCCAGCGCCCAGGCGAACCAGGCTCAAACCCGCCTCGAGCAGCTCAAAGCCGACACCGGGGTCGACCTGTGGGTCGTGTTCGTCGACGAGTTCACCGATCCCACCAGTTCAGAGGATTGGGCGAACACGACCGCCGAGATCAACGGGCTCGGCCCCACGCAGTATCTGCTGGCGGTCGCGACCGAAACCCGTCAGTTCTACATCTCGGGCGACTCCGAAGGCCCGGTGACCTTCGAGCAGCTCGGAACGATCGAGCAGGCCGTGCAGCCCCGCCTGGCCGACGAGGACTGGGTGGGCGCCGTCGACACCGCTGCGGCGGGCTTCTCCGACGCTGCCGACGGTGGGTCCGGATCCGGCGCCGTCGGAGGAGGCTTTCCCACGGGTCTGATCATCTTCCTGGTGATCGCCGCGATCGCGGTCGTGGCGATCGTCCTGGTGCTGCGCAACCGGCGCAGAAGGGGACAGGTCGCCGGTGGGGCGGAACCCGCGATCGAACGGATCGACGTCAAGGAGCTCGCCCGCCGTGCGTCATCGGCCCTGGTCCACACCGACGACGCCGTCAAGACGAGTGAGCAGGAGCTCGGTTTCGCCAGGGCTCAGTTCGGCGACGCGGCCACCGTCGAATTCCAGCAGGCGCTGCAGAAGGCGCACGAGAACCTCAACACGGCGTTCACTCTCAAGCAGCAGCTGGATGACACGACCGAGGACACCGACGAGCAGACCCGCGCGTGGAACACCGAGATCATCCGGCTGTGCGAAGAGGCCAACGCGGGCCTGGACGACAAGGCCGCCGCGTTCGACGAACTGCGCCGGCTCGAGCAGAACGCCCCGGAGGCCCTCGCGCGCGTGAAGACCCAGCGCGATCGGGCCGCGGCATCCATCGAAGAGGCGGCGGCGCACCTGCGTACGCTGTCCGCCGCCTACGCGCCCGAAGCGCTGGCGACCGTTGCCGACAACGCCCAGCAGGCAAGCCAGCGCATCGTATTCGCCGACGAGCAGCTGGCCGCTGCGGATGCCGCGATCGGGGCGGGCAGATCCGGTGAGGCCGCCGTGAGCATCCGTGCCGCAGAGGAATCGGTCGGCCAGGCCGTCCTTCTCGAGGAGGCGATCGACAAGCTCGGCCGGGATCTCGCCGAGGGCGACCGCAGCGCCGCGGAGCTGATCATCGAACTCGAAGGCGACATCGCCACGGCATCCGCCCTTCCCGACACCGACGGCCGCGTCGCGGCGGCGATCGCGGCGACGCGGCAGCAGGTGGACGCGGCCAAGGCGAACCTCGCCTCCTCCGCGCGCCGGCCACTGCAGACCCTGCAGAGCCTGGAGGCCGCCAACGCCCAGATCGACGGCGTCGTGGCGGGCGTGCGGGACGCGGCGGCCAAGGCGCAGCGTGCCCGGCAGATGGTGGGCCAGCAGATCATGCAGGCCCAGGCGCAGGTCTCTGCGGCCGAGGATTACATCACCGCGCGACGCGGCGCGATCGGGGCGGCGGCGCGCACGCGACTGGCCGAAGCGGGCGCGGCGCTGGCCCAGGCGCAGCAGCTGCAGGCGGCCGATCCGGAGCAGGCGCTGCAGTACGCGCAGCGCGCCAATCAGCTCGCCGGCCAGGCGATCCAACACGCTCAGACCGACGTCGGCGCATTTCAGGGCGGCGGGATGGGCGGCATGCTCGGCGGACTCGGCGGCGGCAGTCGCGGCGGAGACAGCGGCGGCATGCTCGGCGCGATCCTGGGCGGCATCGTGATCAACTCGATGCTCGGTGGCGGCTCCGGCCGCGGGTCCTCCGGGGGCATGGGCGGCATGCGCGGCGGGGGCGGGCGCAGCCGGATCAGTCCGGGCAGCTTCGGCGGCGGCGGCACCCGCGGTCGCCGAGGGGGTGGTCGCTTCTGA